One segment of Primulina tabacum isolate GXHZ01 chromosome 14, ASM2559414v2, whole genome shotgun sequence DNA contains the following:
- the LOC142525205 gene encoding UDP-glucuronic acid decarboxylase 6-like → MAKEASNGGNHITTKPPPEPSPLRRAKFFKANMRILVTGGAGFIGSHLVDKLMENEKNEVIVVDNYFTGSKENLRQWIGHPRFELIRHDVTEPLLVEVDQIYHLACPASPIFYKYNPVKTIKTNVIGTLNMLGLAKRVGARILLTSTSEVYGDPLEHPQNESYWGNVNPIGVRSCYDEGKRVAETLMFDYHRQHGIEIRIARIFNTYGPRMNIDDGRVVSNFIAQAIRDEPLTVQLPGTQTRSFCYVSDMVDGLIRLMEGDNTGPINIGNPGEFTMLELAETVKEMINPEVNIMTVENTPDDPRQRKPDITKAKELLGWEPKIKLRNGIPLMEDDFRKRLEIPRKK, encoded by the exons ATGGCCAAGGAAGCATCAAACGGAGGAAACCATATCACCACCAAACCACCTCCCGAGCCTTCACCTTTGAGGAGAGCAAAATTTTTTAAG GCAAACATGAGAATTTTGGTTACTGGTGGAGCTGGATTCATTGGCTCTCATTTAGTTGATAAGCTGATGGAAAACGAGAAGAATGAG GTTATAGTCGTGGATAACTACTTTACGGGATCGAAGGAAAACTTAAGGCAATGGATTGGTCATCCTCGATTTGAGCTTATTCGACATG ATGTTACGGAGCCATTATTAGTTGAAGTTGATCAGATATACCATCTTGCTTGTCCCGCCTCACCGATTTTCTACAAATACAACCCTGTCAAG ACAATAAAGACTAATGTCATTGGGACACTAAACATGTTGGGACTTGCCAAGCGCGTTGGAGCTAG GATTTTACTGACATCAACTTCAGAGGTTTATGGAGATCCACTTGAGCATCCTCAAAACGAGAGTTACTGGGGCAATGTGAACCCTATAG GGGTCAGGAGCTGTTACGACGAGGGAAAAAGGGTTGCTGAAACTTTGATGTTTGATTATCACAGGCAACATGGAATTG AAATACGGATTGCAAGGATTTTCAACACTTATGGACCACGAATGAACATTGATGATGGCCGTGTTGTCAGTAATTTCATAGCTCAAGCTATACG TGATGAACCTTTGACAGTTCAGTTACCTGGAACACAGACGAGGAGCTTCTGTTACGTTTCTGACATG GTTGATGGTCTTATTCGACTGATGGAAGGAGATAACACTGGACCGATAAACATAGGCAATCCAG GCGAGTTTACAATGCTGGAGCTCGCTGAGACTGTGAAAGAG ATGATCAATCCGGAAGTGAATATCATGACTGTGGAGAATACACCTGACGATCCTCGACAGAGAAAACCTGATATAACAAAAGCTAAGGAACTGTTAGGATGGGAACCGAAGATCAAACTACGCAATGGCATTCCTTTGATGGAGGATGATTTTCGCAAGAGGCTTGAAATTCCCAGGAAGAAGTGA